The genomic stretch TTCTTTGTACATGGTCGATGGCCTTTCCAAAGGAAGGTGCCTAAAGCAGATTTTGCCATAATTTTGTCCTCTGCGATGCAGTTTGCTCCGAAGTTCAGTTTATGGACCAAACTGCTGAGAGCATCCATTTTTTCTTGAAAGTTATTGAAGGGAAGTCGGGTGAAAATCTACACAACGGGCAGCCGCActttttttcttcgaaaagggGAACATAGCCTGGCTGCTGCATCAATCAATGCACACAACCTTCCTTTTGCAGTGTTTTAGAGTACATAATAATATAATATAAAGCATCACAAGACATACGACATACAAGACCGGAAGGCGGAACACACAAAACACAAAGCTAGGCTACTTGAGCAACACACCCCTCCTAAAGTGCTCACCAAAACCGTCAAGATGGGTTATGTGAGAGCATTCTTTTTCCGATAAATGACGCTTTACATTACTTAAAGAGTTTAACCATACACCCGGTCTCTGCAATTTATATTACACAAATCTTTTCTCTCGTAGTAAAGTTATAAAACCAGATTTTTTACATCTTGCTTAGGCCATTTTTTGGCACCAAAAGATGAATAGTAAATGGTCTACCAAAGTACATTGTGCTTCACTCCAGTTGGAGTGTACGATTTTCCTGGACTATGGTCCCTGTGAAATTTTCCTATAAAAAGTTCATTACATCACAAAGATAAAGCTACCAAATTCTCCTGAACCGCTTTTCTATGCCTTAACAACTCCTTTCCACCCATTCGCTTAGGACCGTTGCAATTCTTTTATTCTACTGAATATCATTtattataatttcttatgtttcaaagTATTTGTTATCGCGCTTTCCAAATTGTTTTATATTTCTACTATTCAAATAGAGTTTTAACAGAGGATGGATCTATGCATTTTGTGCCTGCAATTTCCCAGTTTTGGCTTGCTAACACATGCGTCTTTGAATTAGTCCCTCTGTTTTATTTACCATGCGTTATAGATTTAGTTAAAGTTAAACttagcaaagtttgaccaaatatgtAGAAAAAATCAACATGTATGATATAGATCAACATTGttagaaccatcatgaaatatatttttatattatatatattTGGTATTACACTTACACGGGGAGAAGACAAAATGTGATCCACTGTGCCACGACTCAGGAATATATTTTGTCGAAGTTTTAATTTCCCTACAAAACTTTGCAACCTGACACGCAAGGAAATTACAACAGGGAAAACATGGATACTCCGGTATAACATCGTTTGCTTATGCTCTTCATAGTTCATGCACCTAGGTTACATCCGTTAGCTCTCTTTATATTATCCAAACATACGCATAGCTATGTCTGTGGGAAGCTGGTTATTTTGCTTTGGCATTATAGATGTTAATGCCCTGAAAAAAGTGTTATTATTTTTTGCTTATACTAGGTTAAACATTTTAAAGTTTGACTTCGACTAAATTTAGAACACACGTAAttataaacggagggagtacgtctTGCTAGACATTTAATAGCGGTGATTAAATTGCAGATATCAGGTGCTCCTaacacaaaactaacacatgtaaGAGGAACACAAAAACTAACACGCCGCAACACAAACGCAAAAAACACTGCTTACTGCATATATGGTTGAGTTTGAACTGTGATGTTTGGTTAGGCTTAGTTTTGGCTTATAAGTCAGAAAACACCTAAATAAGTGCTTCTGACTTTAACTTTTAGCTTGCATTATCATTAAACAATATCCAGTCAAAAGCTAAAAGGCACATAACAAACATGTAATACGGCGAAAACCATAAGTTAATTCTTCAGACGGGTGTGGACAGTTGTTATAGGCAATCAAAACATCGAGAAGCATGTGCCATGAACAGATCCATGTTACCTAGCAAGAACATAAGGCTAGccctagtgctagtatcatatctagtatcatgcatattggtcccacaaaaatattgatgtggcagctaatttaggaggagagaggagattagagtaatataggtggatactgtatcatagcgcatgtcacgagaaaaattaatgctaaacaaatcttgtgcataaatttgcattgagattctaaaaagcaataaatatagcaagactatgatactacttcatgatactaaccactataaagatagtatcatacacaagtattacatgcatgatactactacatgatatttaCCACTATGGTTAGCCTAAGTGAACGTCACATCGAAGTGACTATTGTGATTCATTAATTATACCATTATTAAGAGCGGCATAGCCTCGTTTTGGGTGGGATGTCAATGCATGAGGTTATGTGGATTCATCTTTAGAACTTATGGTTTTGTGCTGTAGATGCTAAGCTATTGTAATTTCGTGTAATCTACAATTAACCTGGACTATAATCCGCAACCTCTTTTAATCGCATGAAGGAGAAACACAATTTGACAGAAACAACATGTAAAACAAAGGGTTTCAATCTGCCAAACACAAGCAAACTGATAGTAGAACAATATAGTAattgaagagagaagaagaacacATAAAATACATCTAAACCGGATGCTAACAAATGTAAAACGAAGGTTATGAAGGATGTAAATATTTCTATAGAATCAAGGCGTACAATACCGACGCATATACGATATGAATTTGGGGATACTCCCGTGGTGGCGGTGATGCAGCGGTTGTCATGCAAAAGCGCAAAGCACCAGCACCCATGTTCGAagcctcagagcatctccagtcgcgtcccccaaagcatcccccaaaccgcgccggattgagcatttgggggacgtgttttgttcatgccgcgtttgggagacgtcgctccccagccgcgtcccccaaacgccgcccccaaacattttttAAAGCTTTTTTAACACACAATCATTTATCAAATATAACATAGGAATAAATATGTTTGCAGAGATAGTtttgaaattaaaatacaacaagcaATACAACAattaaacaaatgtaataaataggactagatcaaggtgccgcggcatttcctttgatcctccacaaatgctcaacgagatcagcttgaagttgatcatgagtTCATgaccattgctgtcacggatctctgcgtgcatcgcgaggaaatcagcaaaatctgcaggcaactcatgatcaacctccgcaagaggggtcTCACACTCATAGGGATCAACATGTGTCCTAGCATGATTCTTGCGATcattctcgatgatcatgttgtgcatgatcacacaagcctgcatcacctcccacatttgatcgtgagaccagcttagagcagggtaccggacaatggcaaattgtgcttgaagcacaccaaatgcccgctcgacatccttcccgcaagcctcctgtcgcgtagcaaagtgggaattcttcagacctgatggattcgagattgttttgacaaaagtggcccattttggatatataccatcggctagataatagcctttggtatattggtggccattgacctcatagttgcatggtggagcatgcccttccactagtctgctgaacaccgaagactgctgcaacacgttgatgtcattgcgtgatcccgccatgccaaagaaagaatgccaaatccacatgtcataatctgtcatagcttcaagcaccacactgcaatatccatgacgccctttgtatataccttgccaagcaaacgggcagttcttccatgaccagtgcatgcaatcgatgcttccaagcattccaggaaatcctctgacatcattttgtgccatgatccttgaagtctcttcctcagttggccctctcaagtagtatctgccaaactttcccaccacagctcggcaaaacttgtacatgcactcaatggcagtagactcactcatgcgaatgtagtcgtcctgtgtatcggcaggtgctccgtatgcaagcatcctcatggcggcggtgcacttctgaatcgacgagaacccgacaacgcctacagcgtcgagcttgagcttgaagtaggggtcgaactctcgaacgccgtggaggatattcatgaacagacccttgctcatcctttaccggcgccgaaaattgtctttCATGTGTTGCACCATCtgcaaagtagtcgttgtgcagcatggtatgcccctccatcctctgccggggcttggacttctttctccccggccttgatcctccgcgacgcgacctcttcctcttctctgcctcggcgtcaaccatgtcctggagggacacgatgatcagcaaatgctcccggaggtcgtcgtcgaaggcttgctcgtcctccagcagcagggcaaccatctcatcgtcgctatccatgtctaaagcaaaatcaatggttaaaattgcgccgaggcagacaacGCAACGAAcaacggccaatcgcgcctacctggcaagtcgtcgagcaccttgtgtgcgcggaggtggggcggatttgacgccgcgttcagGGACGCGATGGCGAAGCGGCGACGGCGGAACGACCGGCGGGAGTGCCAaccgcgacgacggtgccgactctcagaagatcAGACAccgaaacggccggcaaatccagcggcggcggaggggtgggaggcgcgggaaggaaggagcaacGAGAAAAAAAAGGCGCGAATCAACGGTCTATGCAAAtactcgccgacatgtgggagcccgcctcgcttttcgttgtgtccggcgtgcccggagcgtcccctgtggggcggggacgggctcggagcgccggacaccgtatcggaacgcgtcggacaaaaaaggatttaggggacgcggctggaaacgtTTTTTTTATCCCGGCGCGCTCCAAATAGCTTTAGGGGACGCTTTAGGGGACTCTCACCTCTATCTCCGTGACAAAGGCGGGGTGGAGTTCCCCTCTGGGCTTCTTATTTTACATACTCGTGGAAGTATATGAAATTTGGGTAGTAATTTTTGTGTACCAAAAGGAAACATTTATATACGGAGTAGGAAAAAAACGTAAGCACTAGAAATCAGAAAATCTAGGAAAATCCTGTTACGTAGAGAGACAGCCcaaaaagaaaaaagggaaaaTAAAGGCATCTTCGGAACGCTTACGAGTTCCAGCCCACAGCAGATCCACtatcacgcacgcacgcacgcctgTGGAGGGTCTTCTTCTCCCCCAAATCCCTGAAACCCTACATACAGCCGAGCCGATCTAGCCCCCCTCCCACCGCGCCGATCGCCATGGCCGCCCCCAACAACAACGACGCCGCCAGCGCCAGCGCCTCCACCAGCGACGACGCCCTGGCGCCGCCGGAGGACACCTCCATCGAGGCGCTGGCGCGGCGCGTGCAGGAGCACATGACCCTGGCCAACAACCCCAGCGCCCGCCGCCACAAGTTCTGGGAGACGCAGCCCGTCGGCCAGTTCCGCGACCTCGCCGACGGCTCCCTCCCCGACGGCGCCATCGAGCCGCCCTCCCCGCTCTCCGAGGTCCGCGCCGACCCCTACCCGCTCCCCGCCGCCTTCGAGTGGTTCACCTGCGACCTCGACGACGACGCGCTCCTCGCCGACCTCTACGCCCTCCTCGCCCacaactacgtcgaggacgacgagAACATGTTCCGCTTCAACTACTCCCCGGCCTTCCTCCGCTGGGCGCTCCGCCCGCCCTCCTTCTTCCGCGCCTGGCACATCGGGGTCCGCGCCAAGGAGTCCAAGAAGCTCGTCGCCTTCATATCCGGCGTCCCCGCGCGCATCCGCGCGCGCGACGACGTCGTGCGCATGGCCGAGATCAACTTCCTCTGCGTGCACAAGAAGCTCCGATCCAAGCGCCTCGCCCCGGTGCTCATCCGCGAGGTCACCCGCCGCGTCCACCAGGAGAACATCTGGCAGGCCGCCTACACCGCGGGGGTCGTCCTCCCGACCCCCATCACCACCTGCCGCTACTGGCATCGCAACCTCAACCCCAAGAAGCTCATCGATGTCGGCTTCTCCCGTCTCGGCCCCCGCATGACCATGAGCCGCACGGTTCGTCTCTACAAGCTGCCCGATGCGCCGCTTACCCCGGGGTTCCGCCAGATGGAGCTGCGGGATGTCGCAGCAGTCACACGGTTGCTCAGGTCATACCTTGCAAGGTACGTCGTGGCGCCCGATTTCGATGAGCTTGATGTTGAGCACTGGCTGCTGCCCCAGGAGGATGTGGTGGACAGCTACCTTGTGGAGAGCCCCGAGACGCACGAGGTCACGGATTTCTGCAGCTTCTACACATTGCCCTCGTCAGTCCTCAACAATGCCACCTATTCAACGCTCAAGGCCGCATACTCCTACTACAATGTTGCCGTCAAGACCCCGTTGCAGCAGCTGATGAATGATGCTCTGATTGTGGCCAAGCAGAAGAACTATGATGTGTTCAACGCCCTCGATGTCATGGAGAACGAGGGCTTCCTCAAGGAGCTCAAGTTTGGGCCTGGAGATGGGCAGCTCCACTATTATCTCTACAACTACCGTATTCGCAATGGGATCAAGCCATCTGAGCTTGGCCTCGTGCTTCTGTAGGGTGGTCCAAAAGGTCTCAAGATGGTGTCTGGGTTATACTCTTTTCAGCAGGTACTCCTTGTGTGGCTGGTTTAGTACGCGTCTTTCTTGGTGTTGCTACAGGTGATGGGTTGATTCCTGTCATGCTGTATGTTATCCACCCAGTGTGCAATTTGTCATTGCTCATTTTGTTTATTGTGGTAGCAAATTTCCCATGCCTTGCCATGGGAATCCACAATGATTTGCAAATGAGGAGACTGGAATTAGAAATCCTTTTCTTAATTTTAAGACTTGTTTTCAGTTAGTGATATTCGGTGTGTATGGTTCAAAGCATTTTATGATGTCACTGAGTTCATCAAGGAATTTTGATACAACTTGTGTTACGTTAAATCATTCAAGTGCCCCTGTGGTTGAGTTTATAAGTTATAAATGTGTCTTTTGTTGATGTAGGACATTCACCATTATTTCACAGGTTTTGATGATCTGTCGTACGCAACTTTACTTGTTTTTACGTACTTTTAGCCTATTTTTTCTATAATGTCCATATGAGGTGGTTTGTGATGTTTAATGGTTTGGGGGATTGTGGCCCTGATGGAGGTAAATACTTATCCTTACTGGGTCATTCCAGTTTTTTATATATAGCGGTAATGTTTGGTGCATTATGGCAGCGGTAAGCCACTTTGTCAAGTCCTCTCTGTCTCTCTTTTTATTGCAGTTTCCTCAGATTATAGCATTTGTGTACCTGCTGGTAGTTTTCTAGTTTTGTCTGTTCGAAAtacacatcattatctttggtcATTCTCACATTGAATAGTTTGAGGTCCCTTCTTGTTAGATGTCGGCTGATTTTAACATCATTTTGTTGCCCAATTAGATTTCTGTGCCTAAGTCATCCTACTTGTTACCTTATCGTGATTAAAGTGAAAACAGCCAAACAAAAAAACTATAAATGTGAAAACAGCCAAACAATAaagctataagtgtgagatttctTCAAAGCATTTTATGATGTCACTGAGTTTACCAAGGAATTTTGATAGAACTTGTTACGTTAAATCATTCAAGTGCCCCTGTGGTTGAGATTATAAGTTATAATAAATGTGTCTTTGTCGATGTAGGATATTCACCATTATTTCACAGGTTTTGATGATATATTGTATGCAAATTTACTTGTTTTTACGTACTT from Lolium rigidum isolate FL_2022 chromosome 4, APGP_CSIRO_Lrig_0.1, whole genome shotgun sequence encodes the following:
- the LOC124708198 gene encoding glycylpeptide N-tetradecanoyltransferase 1-like, which codes for MAAPNNNDAASASASTSDDALAPPEDTSIEALARRVQEHMTLANNPSARRHKFWETQPVGQFRDLADGSLPDGAIEPPSPLSEVRADPYPLPAAFEWFTCDLDDDALLADLYALLAHNYVEDDENMFRFNYSPAFLRWALRPPSFFRAWHIGVRAKESKKLVAFISGVPARIRARDDVVRMAEINFLCVHKKLRSKRLAPVLIREVTRRVHQENIWQAAYTAGVVLPTPITTCRYWHRNLNPKKLIDVGFSRLGPRMTMSRTVRLYKLPDAPLTPGFRQMELRDVAAVTRLLRSYLARYVVAPDFDELDVEHWLLPQEDVVDSYLVESPETHEVTDFCSFYTLPSSVLNNATYSTLKAAYSYYNVAVKTPLQQLMNDALIVAKQKNYDVFNALDVMENEGFLKELKFGPGDGQLHYYLYNYRIRNGIKPSELGLVLL